A genome region from Dolichospermum compactum NIES-806 includes the following:
- a CDS encoding efflux RND transporter permease subunit gives MQQTNTNNGFSLSAISIRQHIGTLMLTLAVVVMGVFFMLRLPVDLLPSITYPRIGVRMEAPGISPEVAIDEITKPLEESFSSTEGVLQVFSQTREGNISLDLYFQPGGNIDQALNDATATFNRARNRLPDTIGEPRLFKVDPSQLPVYEFAITSPTLKGVDLRVFAEEELARELNVVPGVAVVDVSGGVKEEVRVNINLERLQSFGVGLNDVLNELKNRNQDISGGRILGKNSEPLTRTVGRFKNAEEINNLLFEVSVPNSNVKNRVYLRDFAEVIDGAENQRVYVLLNGEESVKVSIQKQPDANTVNVVDSVKKRLEELQQSGLIPREATLTPTLDESKFIRNSIANVTTSGIIGTGLAAIAVLLFLGSLRQTFIIVLAIPLASLAAIIFMGLFGLSINIFSLGGLALGVGIVVDNSIVMLENIAEGVSNSQLSVIQQSEQSSREVESALLASTSTNLVAVLPFLLIGGFISLLFNELILTISFAVAASILVAVTIVPMMTSQLLGIKASSSLHKFWPLREFNRQFDASTRLYGRFLAGILRWRLLTIAIAIIILGGSSWWMAPQIPQQILPRINTGQATLSAQFPSGTPLETNRKVMKAVDEILRNQPETAYVFSTVGGSLFGGNTNSNSLRSSSTITLKSGSNIDTFVERVTQQFKKLNLVDIRLRLFPGQVRGLILNNSPVRGADIDIILQGNDAKTLETAGRQVLATLDEQITSVRFRPDADTRQPEIQILPDWERVANVGLNAQEIGDTIQTAITGSIPTQLQRANRLVDVRVQLNEAALQTTSQLERLPLFVDNNYQIRLSDVAKITSGQAPGEIQRINQRRVLLIAGNLTEGASLGQAISQVTEVLSSLDLPKGISILPSAAVESNQQLQQSLLLLGGLAAFLVFVVMAVQYNSLVDPLVIMFTIPLAFAGGIFGLYITKTAIGATVIVGAVLLVGIVVNNAIIMIELANQIRERDKIDRRTAILQAAPQRLRPILMTTITTVLGMFPVALGIGEGAEFLQPLGIVVFSGLSLATLLTLFIIPCFYTLLHDVLGVRWAKPILIRLRRWRKTFLKT, from the coding sequence ATGCAACAAACAAATACAAATAATGGATTTAGTTTGAGTGCTATTTCCATTCGCCAACATATTGGTACATTGATGCTAACCTTAGCAGTTGTGGTAATGGGCGTGTTTTTCATGCTGCGATTACCAGTAGATTTATTACCATCAATTACCTATCCTCGGATTGGTGTTCGCATGGAAGCACCGGGAATTTCTCCAGAAGTAGCAATTGATGAAATTACCAAACCTCTAGAAGAATCTTTTAGTTCGACAGAAGGGGTATTACAAGTTTTTTCCCAAACTCGTGAAGGTAACATCAGTTTAGATTTATATTTCCAACCAGGGGGAAATATTGACCAAGCTTTGAATGATGCCACAGCTACCTTTAATCGGGCTAGAAATAGATTACCAGATACAATTGGAGAACCACGTTTATTTAAAGTTGATCCTTCTCAATTACCAGTTTATGAATTTGCAATTACTTCACCGACTCTCAAAGGTGTTGATTTGCGGGTATTTGCAGAAGAAGAATTAGCGCGTGAATTAAATGTAGTTCCAGGAGTCGCAGTAGTAGATGTATCAGGAGGAGTCAAAGAAGAAGTTAGAGTCAATATTAATTTAGAAAGATTACAATCTTTTGGTGTCGGTTTAAATGATGTTCTCAATGAATTAAAAAACCGGAATCAAGATATTTCTGGAGGCCGAATTTTAGGAAAAAATTCCGAACCTTTAACCCGAACTGTGGGACGCTTCAAAAATGCGGAAGAAATTAATAATTTATTGTTTGAAGTTTCTGTTCCTAATTCTAATGTCAAAAATCGGGTTTATTTACGTGACTTTGCCGAAGTCATTGATGGTGCAGAAAATCAACGGGTATATGTTTTATTGAATGGGGAAGAGTCGGTAAAAGTCAGTATTCAAAAACAACCAGATGCCAATACTGTTAATGTAGTTGATAGTGTTAAAAAACGATTAGAAGAATTACAACAATCTGGTTTAATTCCGCGAGAAGCAACACTGACACCAACTTTAGATGAATCTAAATTTATTCGTAATTCCATCGCTAACGTTACCACTTCGGGAATAATTGGTACAGGATTAGCCGCCATAGCAGTTTTACTTTTTCTAGGTTCTCTGAGACAAACTTTCATTATTGTTTTGGCTATTCCTCTGGCATCTTTAGCCGCTATCATTTTCATGGGATTATTTGGTTTATCTATCAACATTTTCAGCTTAGGTGGTTTAGCCTTGGGTGTGGGAATTGTGGTAGATAATTCCATAGTTATGCTAGAGAATATTGCCGAAGGTGTAAGCAATTCCCAGTTATCAGTTATTCAACAATCAGAACAAAGTAGCCGTGAAGTAGAATCAGCCTTATTAGCTTCTACAAGTACAAACTTAGTTGCGGTCTTACCCTTTTTGTTAATTGGTGGTTTTATTTCTTTGCTATTTAATGAGTTAATTTTGACCATCAGTTTTGCTGTAGCAGCTTCTATTTTAGTTGCTGTAACTATTGTTCCCATGATGACATCTCAATTGTTGGGAATCAAAGCTTCGAGTTCTTTACATAAATTTTGGCCCCTGCGAGAATTTAACCGTCAGTTTGATGCGTCTACAAGATTATATGGACGTTTTTTAGCAGGGATATTACGTTGGCGGTTGCTCACAATTGCGATCGCTATTATCATCTTAGGTGGTAGTAGTTGGTGGATGGCTCCCCAAATTCCTCAACAAATCCTCCCGCGCATTAACACTGGACAAGCGACTTTATCGGCTCAGTTTCCCTCTGGTACACCCCTAGAAACTAACCGAAAAGTTATGAAAGCGGTAGATGAAATTCTCCGCAATCAACCAGAAACAGCTTATGTATTTTCTACCGTTGGTGGTTCTCTTTTTGGTGGAAATACTAACTCCAACTCCCTGCGAAGTTCCAGCACCATTACCCTTAAATCTGGTAGTAATATAGATACTTTTGTCGAACGAGTTACCCAACAGTTCAAAAAACTCAACTTAGTAGATATTCGGTTGCGTCTTTTTCCTGGACAAGTTCGGGGTTTAATTCTCAATAACTCTCCCGTTAGAGGTGCTGATATTGATATCATTCTCCAAGGAAATGACGCAAAAACCCTAGAAACAGCCGGTCGTCAAGTTTTAGCAACTTTAGATGAGCAAATTACCTCAGTCAGATTCCGTCCTGACGCAGATACTCGTCAACCAGAAATTCAGATTCTCCCAGATTGGGAACGAGTCGCCAATGTCGGTTTGAATGCTCAGGAGATTGGGGACACAATTCAAACAGCAATTACAGGTAGTATCCCCACTCAACTCCAACGCGCTAACCGTTTAGTAGATGTGCGAGTTCAATTAAATGAAGCCGCACTACAAACAACTTCTCAATTAGAAAGATTACCGTTGTTTGTAGATAACAATTATCAAATTCGCTTGAGTGATGTTGCCAAAATTACATCCGGTCAAGCACCAGGAGAAATTCAGCGCATTAACCAAAGACGGGTATTATTAATTGCGGGAAATTTAACAGAAGGTGCTAGTCTCGGTCAGGCCATTTCTCAAGTAACCGAAGTTCTTAGCAGTCTAGATTTACCCAAAGGTATTAGCATTTTACCCAGTGCAGCCGTTGAATCTAATCAACAATTACAACAATCTCTCCTACTTTTAGGAGGATTAGCCGCCTTTTTAGTATTTGTCGTCATGGCGGTACAATACAATTCTCTCGTTGACCCATTAGTAATTATGTTTACTATTCCTCTAGCATTTGCTGGGGGTATTTTCGGACTTTACATTACTAAAACCGCTATTGGCGCAACGGTTATAGTTGGTGCAGTTCTATTAGTCGGTATTGTTGTTAACAACGCCATTATCATGATCGAACTGGCTAACCAAATTCGAGAACGGGATAAAATTGACCGCCGCACCGCTATTTTGCAAGCAGCACCCCAACGGCTCAGACCCATATTAATGACCACTATTACCACTGTTCTAGGGATGTTTCCTGTGGCTTTGGGAATTGGGGAAGGAGCAGAATTTTTGCAACCATTGGGAATAGTCGTCTTTTCCGGTTTATCTTTAGCCACACTACTAACGCTGTTTATTATACCCTGTTTTTACACACTGCTACATGATGTTTTGGGTGTGCGCTGGGCAAAACCAATATTAATCAGATTGCGTAGATGGAGAAAAACTTTCCTGAAAACCTAA
- a CDS encoding DUF2157 domain-containing protein — MKPPFESSQKIPIKLSSNHPHLLIGLDNFLQLGLISDDQVKQLARQYLICTVVFVPQTESEPEVILTPSTPSRKPLVATLPPITKLPTKPSFVNSMLQSLGEELSVRWLLFLGVFLVVLSSGVLAASQWERFPAVGQYGVLFAYTLSFCGFTLWAGKQSNLRLTAQTLLIITLLLVPINFWAMDSFSLWQNPLNLVVMGIASLTLTFITNQLCQNRNIISHLPSGKLPLANIIGLSYLHWGWKLSIFPLIAVYLAMIGTTAITVYHQLTQSQESTNTETPQLGISLYFTFLIYALLTLLTRAIFIAGVNINDLGLAIGICGSLVIWLSEKKSSTNPSVLWQKLGGSLLLLGWLVSVITQPAQAIIVSGLSLWSFSRPLQRYNLKLDFLAILLIGLQTIWLGWRLVPNELQRLVISTVAHLSNSQNEPWALLSIALFPYIILMLWITSKLHDQNNQELANFGEYLTLFLGICLTIISLVNPTLRTANFLLSTITLSTFIQRRADFYPPLIYLTHSMGVLTLISSINWFLPNLNQEIWAAILLVIMIAEWGFSLGEGIWRRSAWYIGLVLAAISFSLLWVNVESYWYGNLQNRTSWGIIWLITPLALTALAIRNTEPNRTTNSFLSVLAVGVSQLLTLPLPGMRLIGLSVGVTVMLVNTRYLRNQIYAGTIIGFGLSFLTALLWEGVFGLIQLTVSGWFVVTALTILSLWLWRGVLLRKGTELAIIYAAASDKWAIALCTIELSALTLHSSLIYQGILKTEYFYVITTAIILGAILYRSWGQSKEAAFYGVGWCLELLTAEILGFGEHSMMRIAIANIILGLTTQLFGEWWRRKHQLQTLPNSFNILPLIYGAFSVIFRLTTFADFTGFCSLGVALILIGVGRRREAFKPLVYFGIIGVLISAYELLFYQMSLSRGGVLGDGLIAMSALGTSIMYAYRILTPWLISYLCLTPRELKNIAHLHWVWSSILFLSAMNLPIQINSSIVLGTGLFLVRYAIWQGRENSQETNQEIWVYLGLIEVGIIGIYLPNLPIGRLIFEELLPWHGAISCLFAYFLYILPWQRLGWSKTPWQRTAYILPLIILGTTGLQTYPITLVIVAAYYVFLAKAARQIRFTYISLILINWALFTWFNDLNLRDSLWYVTPIGLSLLYIAEVDEQLKLSTVKPLRHSLRMLGSGLICGWTILFYQNLPFIPGIFSLITIFAGLGLKIRAFLYVGTGTFLMTSIYQLVIFSLSYSFLKWIVGLLVGILLIYIAANFETRRSQITALLRNISDEFANWD, encoded by the coding sequence ATGAAACCACCTTTTGAATCATCGCAGAAAATCCCCATTAAACTATCATCTAATCATCCTCACTTATTGATAGGACTAGATAACTTTTTACAACTCGGTTTAATATCCGATGATCAAGTTAAACAATTAGCCCGTCAATATCTCATTTGCACTGTAGTATTTGTACCTCAGACTGAATCAGAACCAGAGGTAATTTTAACGCCTTCCACACCCTCACGAAAACCTTTAGTTGCTACTTTACCACCAATAACAAAACTACCTACAAAACCCAGTTTTGTTAATTCGATGTTACAATCTTTGGGTGAAGAGTTAAGTGTGCGGTGGTTGCTGTTTTTAGGTGTATTTTTAGTAGTGCTTTCCTCCGGAGTTCTGGCTGCAAGTCAGTGGGAAAGATTCCCCGCAGTTGGACAGTATGGGGTTTTATTTGCTTATACATTGAGTTTTTGCGGTTTTACATTATGGGCAGGTAAACAAAGCAATTTAAGACTAACTGCACAGACATTATTGATCATCACATTGCTATTAGTTCCTATCAACTTTTGGGCAATGGATAGCTTTAGTTTGTGGCAAAATCCATTAAACTTAGTTGTGATGGGAATTGCATCGCTAACCCTGACATTTATTACTAATCAACTTTGCCAAAACAGGAATATTATTAGTCATTTACCCAGTGGTAAATTACCTTTAGCTAATATTATTGGTTTGAGTTATTTACATTGGGGTTGGAAGTTATCAATTTTCCCCTTAATTGCTGTTTATTTAGCAATGATAGGAACAACAGCTATTACTGTTTATCATCAATTAACACAATCACAAGAAAGTACAAATACAGAAACTCCGCAATTGGGAATTAGTTTATATTTTACTTTCTTGATTTATGCTTTATTAACTTTACTGACAAGAGCTATTTTTATAGCTGGTGTTAATATTAACGATTTGGGTTTAGCGATTGGGATTTGTGGTAGTTTAGTAATTTGGTTATCAGAAAAAAAATCTTCTACAAATCCTTCTGTACTTTGGCAAAAATTGGGAGGAAGTTTACTATTATTAGGTTGGCTAGTTTCAGTAATAACGCAACCAGCCCAAGCTATCATAGTCAGTGGTTTGAGTTTATGGTCTTTTAGCCGTCCTTTACAAAGATATAATTTAAAACTTGATTTTCTAGCTATTTTATTAATTGGTTTACAGACAATTTGGCTAGGTTGGCGGTTAGTACCTAATGAATTACAAAGATTAGTAATTAGTACCGTTGCTCATTTATCAAATTCTCAAAATGAACCTTGGGCATTATTGAGTATTGCTTTATTTCCTTATATCATTTTGATGTTATGGATAACAAGTAAATTACATGATCAAAACAATCAAGAACTAGCAAATTTTGGAGAATATCTTACTTTATTTTTAGGAATTTGTTTAACAATAATTAGCTTAGTAAATCCGACATTAAGAACAGCTAATTTTTTATTATCTACGATTACTCTATCTACCTTTATTCAACGTCGGGCAGATTTTTATCCTCCCTTGATATATTTGACTCATAGCATGGGAGTATTGACGCTGATTTCTAGTATTAATTGGTTTTTACCCAATTTAAACCAAGAAATTTGGGCTGCTATCTTATTAGTTATCATGATAGCTGAATGGGGATTTAGTCTTGGTGAAGGTATATGGCGACGCAGTGCATGGTATATTGGTTTAGTATTAGCTGCAATCAGTTTTTCTTTATTGTGGGTAAATGTTGAAAGTTATTGGTATGGTAATTTACAAAATCGAACCTCTTGGGGAATAATTTGGTTAATTACACCTTTAGCATTAACAGCTTTAGCTATTCGTAACACTGAACCAAATCGTACTACCAACAGTTTTTTAAGTGTCTTAGCTGTGGGTGTTTCTCAATTATTAACTTTACCATTACCAGGAATGAGATTAATTGGTTTGAGTGTGGGTGTAACAGTAATGTTAGTCAATACTCGCTATTTAAGAAACCAAATATATGCGGGAACAATTATTGGTTTTGGGTTGAGTTTTCTGACAGCATTGTTATGGGAAGGTGTATTTGGTTTAATCCAATTAACAGTATCGGGTTGGTTTGTTGTTACTGCATTAACAATACTGAGTTTATGGCTATGGCGTGGTGTACTTTTACGCAAAGGTACAGAATTAGCGATAATTTATGCAGCCGCTAGTGATAAATGGGCGATCGCATTATGTACAATAGAATTATCAGCCCTAACTCTCCACTCTAGCTTAATTTATCAAGGCATTCTCAAAACAGAATATTTCTATGTTATCACCACAGCGATAATTTTAGGGGCAATTCTCTATCGCAGTTGGGGACAATCTAAAGAAGCAGCATTTTATGGTGTTGGTTGGTGTTTAGAATTATTAACAGCGGAAATTTTAGGATTTGGCGAACATTCAATGATGAGAATCGCCATAGCTAACATCATCCTGGGGTTAACAACTCAGTTATTTGGGGAATGGTGGCGACGCAAACATCAATTGCAAACATTACCCAATAGTTTTAATATTCTTCCCCTCATTTATGGTGCATTTAGTGTCATTTTCCGGTTAACCACCTTTGCAGACTTTACAGGTTTTTGTTCCTTGGGTGTAGCCTTAATTTTGATTGGGGTAGGAAGACGCAGAGAAGCATTTAAACCGCTGGTTTATTTTGGCATTATCGGCGTATTAATTTCTGCCTATGAACTCCTATTTTATCAAATGTCCCTATCTAGAGGTGGGGTTTTAGGCGATGGTTTAATTGCTATGTCAGCCCTGGGTACTAGCATTATGTATGCTTATCGTATTCTCACACCTTGGCTGATTAGTTATCTTTGTTTAACTCCAAGAGAATTAAAAAATATTGCCCATCTCCATTGGGTTTGGAGTAGTATTTTATTCCTATCAGCTATGAATTTGCCTATCCAAATTAACTCCTCTATCGTCTTAGGAACTGGATTATTTTTAGTTCGCTATGCAATTTGGCAAGGACGAGAAAATTCTCAAGAAACAAATCAAGAAATCTGGGTTTATTTAGGTTTAATAGAAGTAGGAATTATTGGCATTTATTTACCAAATTTACCAATAGGGAGGTTAATATTTGAGGAATTATTACCTTGGCACGGGGCGATATCCTGCCTATTTGCCTACTTCCTCTATATCTTACCTTGGCAAAGATTAGGTTGGTCAAAAACGCCTTGGCAACGTACAGCTTATATTCTTCCATTAATCATTTTAGGAACAACGGGATTACAAACTTATCCTATTACTTTAGTTATCGTGGCTGCTTACTACGTCTTTTTAGCGAAAGCTGCTAGACAAATCAGGTTTACATATATCAGCTTAATATTAATTAATTGGGCATTATTTACTTGGTTTAATGACTTAAATCTGAGAGATTCTCTTTGGTATGTTACACCAATTGGATTATCTTTACTATATATCGCTGAGGTAGATGAACAACTTAAATTATCAACAGTAAAGCCCCTACGTCACAGTTTACGAATGTTAGGAAGTGGTTTAATTTGCGGTTGGACAATTTTGTTCTATCAAAATCTGCCTTTTATTCCTGGTATTTTTAGTCTGATTACTATTTTCGCTGGCTTAGGTTTAAAAATTCGCGCTTTTCTTTATGTTGGTACAGGTACTTTTTTGATGACTAGCATTTACCAATTAGTAATTTTTAGCCTGAGTTATTCTTTCTTAAAATGGATTGTTGGTTTATTAGTTGGTATTTTGTTAATTTACATTGCTGCTAACTTTGAAACCCGACGCTCTCAAATAACTGCGCTACTTCGTAATATTAGTGATGAATTTGCCAATTGGGATTGA
- a CDS encoding efflux RND transporter periplasmic adaptor subunit gives MILDIRVLVLAQRIFTPSMLGIALLTASCGSLPKESAKAQSQRPQRANQEPAVDVAIARTNLLNPQPEYIGNTAPLRIVSVRSQVEGRLISLNLDIGDIVQRGKIISQLDDTLLLTAVKQAEAQLATTKSEVARAQTQVSNALAQVETARLELVQAEADFRRLTQLYKEGAIAQQNAQQAQTRARTAAQSLRAATAQVNTEKQAVAAAQGRVFAQKAAVSAAIERRSYSRLISPITGVVTEKVTEPGNLLQPGSEVLKVADFSRVKVVAQVSELELAKIQVGQSVEVKLDAFPDQKLIGKVSRISPTADTTARLIPVEIVMDNIGGKIGSGLLARVSFTTQTKPLVVVPETAISSQDKKPQLENSNSTLFVIEKTDKKTTVKQRPVSLGKIANGKIEILSGLQPGESYVVRSSKPLKDGAVVKLSMLSEKE, from the coding sequence ATGATTTTGGACATCAGGGTACTAGTCCTAGCACAACGTATATTTACGCCCTCAATGTTAGGAATAGCGCTATTGACAGCCAGTTGTGGTTCATTGCCAAAAGAATCAGCCAAAGCACAATCCCAAAGACCTCAACGTGCTAATCAAGAACCGGCTGTAGATGTGGCGATCGCTCGTACTAATCTTTTAAACCCCCAACCAGAGTATATTGGTAATACTGCCCCCTTGCGAATTGTTTCCGTGCGATCGCAAGTTGAAGGCAGACTCATCTCATTAAACTTAGATATCGGTGATATAGTCCAACGCGGTAAAATCATCAGTCAATTGGACGATACCCTCTTACTCACCGCAGTAAAACAAGCAGAAGCACAATTAGCAACCACTAAATCAGAAGTAGCCAGAGCGCAGACTCAAGTAAGTAATGCTCTCGCCCAAGTGGAAACAGCCAGGCTAGAATTAGTCCAAGCGGAGGCAGATTTCCGCAGACTAACACAATTATACAAAGAAGGGGCGATCGCCCAACAAAACGCCCAACAGGCACAAACCAGAGCGAGAACAGCCGCCCAATCCCTCCGCGCTGCCACCGCACAAGTCAATACAGAAAAGCAAGCTGTAGCCGCCGCCCAAGGTCGAGTATTTGCCCAAAAAGCAGCCGTTAGCGCCGCCATTGAACGCCGTTCTTATTCTCGGTTAATTTCCCCCATTACAGGTGTAGTCACCGAAAAAGTCACAGAACCAGGAAATTTATTACAACCTGGTAGCGAAGTTTTAAAAGTTGCTGATTTTAGTCGCGTTAAAGTTGTCGCCCAAGTTTCGGAATTAGAACTAGCAAAAATCCAAGTTGGGCAATCTGTAGAAGTCAAATTAGATGCCTTTCCTGACCAAAAATTGATAGGCAAAGTATCCCGTATTTCCCCAACTGCTGATACTACAGCCCGGTTAATCCCTGTAGAAATTGTTATGGACAACATTGGGGGGAAAATTGGTAGTGGGTTATTAGCAAGAGTTAGCTTTACCACCCAAACAAAACCGCTTGTAGTTGTCCCAGAAACCGCAATTAGTAGTCAAGACAAAAAACCACAATTAGAAAATAGTAACTCTACACTTTTCGTAATTGAAAAAACAGATAAAAAAACCACAGTTAAACAACGTCCAGTATCTTTAGGAAAAATTGCTAACGGCAAAATAGAAATTTTATCAGGCTTACAACCAGGAGAAAGTTATGTTGTTCGCAGCAGTAAACCATTAAAAGATGGTGCAGTTGTTAAATTATCAATGTTGTCGGAAAAGGAATAA